A genomic region of Staphylococcus roterodami contains the following coding sequences:
- a CDS encoding F0F1 ATP synthase subunit B, with amino-acid sequence MTETANLFVLGAAGGVEWGTVIVQVLTFIVLLALLKKFAWGPLKDVMDKRERDINRDIDDAEQAKLNAQKLEEENKQKLKETQEEVQKILEDAKVQARQQQEQIIHEANVRANGMIETAQSEINSQKERAIADINNQVSELSVLIASKVLRKEISEQDQKALVDKYLKEAGDK; translated from the coding sequence GTGACTGAAACAGCTAACTTATTCGTTCTTGGTGCAGCTGGAGGCGTTGAGTGGGGTACTGTGATTGTACAGGTCCTAACTTTCATCGTATTACTTGCGTTACTTAAAAAGTTCGCATGGGGTCCATTAAAAGATGTAATGGATAAACGTGAAAGAGATATTAACAGAGATATCGATGACGCAGAACAAGCAAAGTTAAATGCACAAAAACTTGAAGAAGAAAATAAACAAAAACTTAAAGAAACACAAGAAGAAGTTCAAAAGATTTTAGAAGATGCTAAGGTTCAAGCACGACAACAGCAAGAACAAATTATTCATGAAGCTAACGTACGCGCAAACGGTATGATTGAAACAGCTCAAAGTGAAATCAATAGCCAAAAAGAACGTGCCATTGCTGATATTAATAATCAAGTATCTGAACTATCAGTGTTAATTGCTTCTAAAGTACTTAGAAAAGAAATTTCTGAACAAGACCAAAAAGCATTGGTTGACAAGTATCTAAAAGAGGCAGGCGATAAATAA
- a CDS encoding F0F1 ATP synthase subunit gamma: protein MASLKEIDTRIKSTKKMKQITKAMNMVSSSKLRRAEKNTKQFTPYMDKMQDAITAVAGASSNTNHPMLRPRKITRSGYLVITSDKGLAGAYSANVLKKLITDIEAKHQDSSEYSIVVLGQQGVDFLKNRGYDIEYSQVDVPDQPSFKSVQALANHAIDLYSEEEIDELNIYYSHYVSVLENKPTSRQVLPLSQEDSSKGHGHLSSYEFEPDKESILSVILPQYVESLIYGTILDAKASEHATRMTAMKNATDNATELIDDLSLEYNRARQAEITQQITEIVGGSAALE from the coding sequence GTGGCTTCTCTTAAAGAAATAGATACTCGAATAAAATCAACCAAAAAAATGAAGCAGATTACGAAGGCGATGAACATGGTATCAAGTTCAAAACTTCGTAGAGCTGAAAAAAATACAAAACAATTCACACCATATATGGATAAAATGCAAGATGCAATTACTGCAGTTGCAGGTGCAAGTAGCAATACAAACCATCCAATGCTAAGACCTCGTAAAATAACTAGAAGTGGTTATTTAGTTATCACAAGTGATAAAGGTTTAGCTGGTGCATATAGTGCAAATGTACTTAAGAAATTGATTACTGATATTGAAGCGAAACATCAAGATAGTAGCGAATACAGTATTGTAGTTTTAGGACAACAAGGTGTTGATTTCCTAAAAAATAGAGGTTATGACATTGAGTATTCTCAAGTGGACGTACCTGATCAACCTTCTTTCAAATCTGTTCAAGCACTAGCTAACCATGCTATAGACTTATACAGTGAAGAAGAAATTGATGAATTAAATATATACTATAGTCATTATGTCAGTGTTCTTGAAAACAAACCAACATCTAGACAAGTATTACCATTATCTCAAGAAGATTCTAGTAAGGGACATGGTCATTTATCATCTTATGAATTTGAACCTGATAAAGAATCTATCTTAAGTGTAATCTTGCCTCAATATGTTGAGAGTTTGATTTATGGAACGATTTTAGATGCAAAAGCAAGTGAGCATGCAACGCGTATGACTGCGATGAAAAATGCAACTGACAATGCAACTGAACTTATTGATGACTTATCATTAGAATATAACAGAGCGAGACAAGCTGAAATTACACAACAAATTACTGAAATTGTTGGTGGTTCTGCAGCGCTTGAATAA
- the atpE gene encoding F0F1 ATP synthase subunit C, whose protein sequence is MNLIAAAIAIGLSALGAGIGNGLIVSRTVEGVARQPEARGQLMGIMFIGVGLVEALPIIGVVIAFMTFAG, encoded by the coding sequence ATGAATTTAATCGCAGCAGCAATCGCAATTGGTTTATCAGCATTAGGAGCAGGTATCGGTAACGGTCTTATCGTTTCAAGAACAGTTGAAGGTGTAGCACGTCAACCAGAAGCACGTGGTCAATTAATGGGTATCATGTTCATTGGTGTAGGTTTAGTTGAGGCATTACCTATCATCGGTGTAGTAATTGCATTCATGACATTTGCTGGATAA
- the upp gene encoding uracil phosphoribosyltransferase, giving the protein MSKVHVFDHPLIQHKLSYIRDVNTGTKEFRELVDEVGMLMAYEVTRDLELQDVDIETPVTKMTAKRLAGKKLAIVPILRAGLGMTDGILSLVPAARVGHIGLYRDPETLKAVEYFAKLPQDITERQIIVVDPMLATGASAIEAITSLKKRGAKNIRFMCLIAAPEGVEKMQEAHPDVDIYIAALDEKLNDKAYITPGLGDAGDRLFGTK; this is encoded by the coding sequence ATGAGTAAAGTACACGTTTTCGATCATCCATTAATTCAACACAAATTAAGCTATATTAGAGACGTAAATACAGGTACTAAAGAATTTAGAGAACTTGTAGACGAAGTTGGTATGTTGATGGCATATGAAGTTACTAGAGACTTAGAGCTTCAAGATGTTGATATTGAAACGCCTGTGACGAAAATGACAGCTAAACGTTTAGCTGGTAAAAAGTTAGCTATCGTTCCAATTTTAAGAGCTGGATTAGGTATGACAGATGGTATTTTAAGTTTAGTACCTGCGGCAAGAGTTGGACATATCGGTTTATATCGTGATCCAGAGACTTTAAAAGCCGTAGAGTATTTCGCTAAATTACCTCAAGATATAACCGAAAGACAAATTATAGTGGTTGATCCTATGTTAGCAACAGGCGCATCAGCAATTGAAGCAATTACTTCATTAAAGAAACGTGGCGCTAAAAATATTCGCTTCATGTGTCTAATTGCGGCACCAGAAGGCGTAGAAAAAATGCAGGAAGCACATCCAGATGTAGACATTTATATTGCTGCACTTGATGAAAAACTAAATGATAAAGCATATATCACACCAGGTCTAGGCGACGCTGGAGATAGATTGTTTGGTACTAAATAG
- a CDS encoding threonylcarbamoyl-AMP synthase: MDTKIWDVREYNEDLQQYPKINEIKDIVLNGGLIGLPTETVYGLAANAKDEQAVTKIYEAKGRPSDNPLIIHIHSKDQLEDFTYAIDERIEKLMNAFWPGPISFILPLKKGYLCSKVSGGLSSVAVRMPSHSVGRQLLQIINEPLAAPSANLSGRPSPTTFKHVFHDLNGRIDGIVQAEQSEEGLESTVLDCTSFPYKIARPGSITASMITEIIPNSVSHADYNDTEKPIAPGMKYKHYAPNTPLTIITELNSNIGNDEEDWSSITFIVPKSKGHFIPNKAHVIYLCQDEKDIKQANHNLYEVLHSLDENDSIKQAYIYGFDLNDQSEAIMNRMIKAAGNRFIKGCEL; the protein is encoded by the coding sequence GTGGATACTAAAATTTGGGATGTTAGAGAATATAATGAAGATTTACAGCAATATCCTAAAATTAATGAAATAAAAGACATAGTATTAAATGGTGGATTAATTGGATTGCCAACCGAAACAGTTTATGGGCTTGCAGCAAATGCGAAAGATGAACAAGCTGTAACTAAAATATATGAAGCTAAAGGACGCCCGTCTGATAACCCACTTATTATTCATATACACAGTAAAGATCAATTAGAAGATTTTACATATGCTATAGATGAACGTATAGAGAAATTAATGAATGCATTTTGGCCTGGGCCGATTTCATTTATATTACCATTAAAGAAAGGTTATTTATGTTCAAAAGTTTCGGGTGGATTATCATCAGTAGCAGTTAGGATGCCGAGTCATTCTGTTGGAAGACAATTATTACAAATTATAAATGAACCGTTAGCTGCGCCAAGTGCAAATTTAAGTGGTAGACCTTCACCAACAACATTTAAACATGTTTTTCATGATTTGAATGGACGTATTGATGGCATTGTGCAAGCAGAACAAAGTGAAGAAGGATTAGAAAGTACAGTATTAGATTGCACATCTTTTCCTTATAAAATTGCCAGACCTGGTTCTATTACAGCATCAATGATTACAGAAATAATTCCAAATAGTGTCAGTCATGCTGATTACAATGATACTGAAAAGCCAATTGCACCGGGCATGAAATATAAACATTATGCACCTAATACACCGTTAACGATTATTACTGAACTTAACAGCAATATTGGTAATGATGAAGAAGATTGGTCGTCTATAACTTTTATAGTCCCTAAATCTAAAGGTCACTTTATACCTAACAAAGCACATGTTATTTATTTATGCCAAGATGAAAAAGATATTAAACAAGCTAATCATAATCTATATGAAGTGTTACATTCATTAGATGAAAATGATTCAATCAAACAAGCTTATATTTATGGATTTGATTTAAATGATCAGAGTGAGGCAATAATGAATCGTATGATAAAAGCAGCAGGAAATCGTTTTATTAAAGGATGCGAACTATGA
- the atpB gene encoding F0F1 ATP synthase subunit A, translating into MDHKSPLVSWNLFGFDIVFNLSSILMILVTAFLVFLLAIICTRNLKKRPTGKQNFVEWIFDFVRGIIEGNMAWKKGGQFHFLAVTLILYIFIANMLGLPFSIATKDHTLWWKSPTADATVTLTLSTTIILLTHFYGIKMRGTKQYLKGYVQPFWPLAIINVFEEFTSTLTLGLRLYGNIFAGEILLTLLAGLFFNEPAWGWIISIPGLIVWQAFSIFVGTIQAYIFIMLSMVYMSHKVADEH; encoded by the coding sequence ATGGATCACAAATCCCCGCTCGTGAGTTGGAATTTATTCGGTTTCGATATCGTTTTCAATTTATCAAGTATATTGATGATACTTGTTACGGCGTTTCTTGTTTTTCTACTTGCTATCATTTGTACGCGTAATTTGAAAAAAAGACCAACTGGCAAACAAAATTTCGTTGAATGGATTTTTGATTTCGTGAGGGGAATCATTGAAGGTAACATGGCTTGGAAAAAAGGTGGTCAATTCCACTTCTTAGCGGTAACGCTGATTCTGTACATTTTTATAGCTAATATGTTAGGTCTTCCGTTTTCAATAGCGACAAAAGACCACACATTATGGTGGAAATCACCAACAGCTGATGCAACAGTTACATTAACATTGTCTACAACGATAATACTGTTAACTCACTTTTATGGAATTAAAATGCGTGGCACGAAACAATATCTTAAAGGTTACGTACAGCCATTTTGGCCATTGGCAATCATTAATGTGTTTGAAGAATTCACTTCAACATTAACACTTGGTCTACGTTTGTACGGTAACATTTTTGCAGGTGAGATACTATTAACGTTACTTGCTGGCTTATTCTTTAACGAACCAGCATGGGGTTGGATTATTAGTATCCCAGGTTTAATTGTTTGGCAAGCATTTTCAATATTTGTAGGAACAATCCAAGCATATATCTTTATTATGCTTTCGATGGTTTATATGTCACATAAAGTGGCAGATGAACACTAA
- a CDS encoding low molecular weight protein arginine phosphatase, whose amino-acid sequence MNIIFVCTGNTCRSPLAESIAKEIMPNEHFESRGLFALDNQEVARHVIDIIHEYNLVEPTLSQQFSEQDLKADIILTMSRSHKEVIFTQYGFQDNVYTLHEYVEEVGEVVDPYGGSREIYQYTYDELTKLILKLKENIC is encoded by the coding sequence ATGAATATTATATTTGTCTGCACAGGAAATACATGTCGTAGTCCTCTAGCTGAAAGTATTGCAAAAGAAATTATGCCAAATGAGCACTTTGAATCTCGAGGATTATTCGCTTTGGATAATCAAGAAGTCGCCCGTCATGTTATAGATATCATACATGAGTACAATTTAGTAGAACCAACTTTATCACAACAATTTAGTGAACAAGATTTAAAAGCAGATATTATTTTGACTATGTCACGTTCGCATAAAGAAGTGATTTTCACGCAATATGGATTTCAAGACAATGTATATACTTTGCATGAATATGTTGAAGAAGTTGGTGAAGTTGTGGATCCATATGGTGGTTCAAGAGAAATTTATCAATACACATATGATGAACTTACAAAGTTAATTTTAAAATTAAAAGAAAATATTTGCTAA
- a CDS encoding serine hydroxymethyltransferase: protein MSYITKQDKVIAEAIEREFQRQNSNIELIASENFVSEAVMEAQGSVLTNKYAEGYPGRRYYGGCEFVDVTETIAIDRAKALFGAEHVNVQPHSGSQANMAVYLVALEMGDTVLGMNLSHGGHLTHGAPVNFSGKFYNFVEYGVDKDTELINYDEVRKLALKHKPKLIVAGASAYSRTIDFKKFKEIADEVNAKLMVDMAHIAGLVAAGLHPNPVEYADFVTTTTHKTLRGPRGGMILCKEEYKKDIDKTIFPGIQGGPLEHVIAAKAVAFGEALDNNFKTYQEQVIKNAKVLAETLIKEGFRIVSGGTDNHLVAVDVKGSIGLTGKEAEETLDSVGITCNKNTIPFDQEKPFVTSGIRLGTPAATTRGFDEKAFEEVAKIISLALKNSKDEEKLQQAKERVAKLTAEYPLYQ, encoded by the coding sequence ATGTCTTATATCACCAAACAGGATAAAGTTATCGCAGAAGCAATCGAGAGAGAATTTCAGAGACAAAATAGCAACATTGAGTTAATAGCATCAGAAAATTTTGTATCGGAAGCAGTTATGGAAGCACAAGGTTCAGTCTTAACTAATAAATATGCTGAAGGCTATCCAGGACGCCGATATTATGGTGGTTGTGAGTTTGTAGATGTTACTGAAACTATTGCTATCGATCGTGCCAAAGCACTATTTGGAGCTGAACATGTAAATGTTCAACCACATTCAGGATCACAAGCGAATATGGCAGTGTACCTTGTTGCTCTAGAAATGGGAGACACAGTTTTAGGTATGAATTTAAGCCATGGTGGTCATTTAACACACGGTGCTCCAGTAAACTTTAGTGGAAAATTCTACAATTTTGTTGAATACGGTGTGGATAAAGATACTGAACTTATCAATTATGATGAAGTTCGTAAATTAGCACTGAAACATAAGCCTAAACTTATCGTAGCTGGTGCATCAGCTTATTCAAGAACAATTGATTTTAAAAAGTTCAAAGAAATTGCAGATGAAGTAAACGCTAAGTTAATGGTAGACATGGCACATATCGCAGGTTTAGTAGCGGCAGGGTTGCATCCGAATCCAGTAGAATATGCCGATTTTGTAACAACTACAACACATAAAACATTACGTGGACCACGTGGTGGTATGATTTTATGTAAGGAAGAATATAAAAAAGACATAGATAAAACAATCTTCCCTGGTATTCAAGGTGGACCTCTTGAACATGTTATTGCAGCAAAAGCAGTTGCATTTGGTGAAGCACTAGATAATAATTTTAAAACATATCAAGAGCAAGTGATTAAAAATGCAAAAGTCCTTGCTGAAACTTTGATTAAAGAAGGATTTAGAATTGTTTCTGGTGGTACAGATAATCATTTAGTAGCTGTTGATGTAAAAGGATCTATAGGACTTACTGGTAAAGAAGCTGAAGAAACATTAGATTCAGTTGGTATCACATGTAACAAAAATACCATTCCGTTTGATCAAGAAAAACCTTTTGTAACGAGTGGTATACGTTTAGGTACACCTGCTGCAACAACGCGTGGTTTCGATGAAAAAGCGTTTGAGGAAGTTGCGAAAATCATCAGTTTAGCTTTGAAAAATAGTAAAGATGAAGAAAAATTGCAACAAGCTAAAGAACGCGTTGCGAAATTAACAGCTGAATATCCTCTATATCAATAA
- the atpA gene encoding F0F1 ATP synthase subunit alpha — MAIKAEEISALLRSQIENYESEMSVTDVGTVLQIGDGIALIHGLNDVMAGELVEFHNGVLGLAQNLEESNVGVVILGPYTDITEGDEVKRTGRIMEVPVGEELIGRVVNPLGQPIDGQGPINTTKTRPVEKKATGVMDRKSVDEPLQTGIKAIDALVPIGRGQRELIIGDRQTGKTTIAIDTILNQKDQGTICIYVAIGQKDSTVRANVEKLRQAGALDYTIVVAASASEPSPLLYIAPYSGVTMGEEFMFNGKHVLIVYDDLTKQAAAYRELSLLLRRPPGREAYPGDVFYLHSRLLERAAKLNDELGGGSITALPIIETQAGDISAYVPTNVISITDGQIFLQSDLFFSGVRPAINAGQSVSRVGGSAQIKAMKKVAGTLRLDLASYRELESFAQFGSDLDEFTASKLERGKRTVEVLKQDQNKPLPVEYQVLIIYALTKGYLDDIPVVDITRFEDELNHWAETNATELLNEIRETGGLPAAEKFDTAINEFKKSFSKSE; from the coding sequence ATGGCCATAAAAGCTGAAGAAATCAGTGCATTACTTCGCTCACAAATTGAAAATTATGAGTCAGAAATGTCCGTAACTGATGTAGGTACTGTATTACAAATTGGTGATGGTATTGCATTAATTCACGGATTAAATGACGTTATGGCTGGTGAGCTAGTAGAATTCCATAACGGCGTACTTGGTTTAGCACAAAACCTTGAAGAGTCAAATGTGGGTGTGGTTATTTTAGGACCATACACAGATATTACTGAAGGTGATGAAGTTAAACGTACTGGTCGTATCATGGAAGTACCAGTAGGTGAAGAACTAATCGGAAGAGTTGTAAACCCATTAGGACAACCTATTGATGGACAAGGACCGATTAACACAACTAAAACGCGTCCAGTAGAGAAAAAAGCTACTGGTGTAATGGATCGTAAATCAGTTGATGAACCATTACAAACAGGTATCAAAGCAATCGATGCTTTAGTACCAATTGGTAGAGGTCAACGTGAGTTAATTATAGGTGACCGTCAAACAGGTAAAACAACAATTGCCATTGATACAATTTTAAACCAAAAAGATCAAGGTACAATTTGTATTTATGTCGCTATTGGTCAAAAAGACTCAACAGTAAGAGCAAACGTTGAAAAATTAAGACAAGCAGGTGCTTTAGACTACACAATCGTAGTAGCAGCATCAGCTTCTGAACCTTCACCGCTACTTTATATTGCGCCATATTCAGGTGTAACAATGGGTGAAGAATTTATGTTCAACGGTAAACATGTTTTAATCGTTTATGATGATTTAACAAAACAAGCAGCAGCATACCGTGAGTTATCATTATTATTACGTAGACCTCCAGGTCGTGAAGCATACCCAGGTGACGTATTCTACTTACATAGTAGATTATTAGAAAGAGCAGCAAAATTAAACGATGAATTAGGTGGCGGTTCTATTACTGCATTACCAATTATCGAAACGCAAGCTGGTGATATTTCAGCTTATGTACCAACAAACGTTATTTCTATTACAGATGGACAAATCTTCTTACAATCTGATTTATTCTTCTCAGGTGTAAGACCAGCGATTAATGCCGGACAATCTGTATCTCGTGTTGGTGGTTCTGCACAAATTAAAGCAATGAAAAAAGTTGCTGGTACATTACGACTTGACTTAGCGTCTTACAGAGAACTTGAGTCATTCGCGCAATTTGGTTCAGACCTTGATGAATTTACAGCAAGTAAATTAGAACGTGGTAAACGTACGGTTGAAGTTTTAAAACAAGACCAAAACAAACCATTACCAGTTGAATATCAAGTGTTAATCATTTATGCATTAACAAAAGGATATTTAGATGATATTCCTGTTGTAGATATCACACGTTTTGAAGACGAGTTAAACCACTGGGCAGAAACAAATGCTACTGAACTGTTAAATGAAATCAGAGAAACTGGTGGCTTACCAGCTGCTGAGAAGTTCGACACAGCTATTAACGAATTCAAAAAAAGCTTTAGCAAATCTGAATAA
- a CDS encoding ATP synthase subunit I gives MNRIDTTNRLYYHLICMSGTVFMIDISHTEAYKMSRFYNTFKQFIQYYFYIIIILAGLYLFIHHAFILGLIIGVTGSAINTFVFESYLAKSKRPDTIHISTGNMWRYLVAIIACMIWYFNKSHVSIIGIIIGLMISYVVVIIRPLLKVSK, from the coding sequence TTGAATAGAATTGACACCACAAATCGCCTATATTATCATTTAATTTGTATGAGTGGAACGGTTTTCATGATTGATATCAGTCACACGGAGGCATATAAAATGAGTCGTTTCTACAACACTTTTAAACAGTTCATTCAATATTATTTTTATATAATCATAATATTGGCAGGATTGTACTTGTTTATACACCATGCATTTATCTTAGGATTAATCATTGGTGTTACTGGTTCTGCAATCAATACATTTGTATTTGAAAGCTATTTAGCCAAGTCTAAAAGGCCAGACACTATACATATTTCGACCGGAAATATGTGGCGATACTTAGTTGCAATTATCGCCTGTATGATTTGGTACTTTAATAAATCGCATGTAAGTATAATCGGTATCATTATTGGTTTAATGATTTCATATGTTGTAGTTATCATACGTCCTTTACTAAAGGTGAGCAAATAA
- a CDS encoding TIGR01440 family protein codes for MKDLTMLLDELKEMSFFKKGDICLIGCSTSEVIGERIGTVGSMDVAESIFNALDVVSKETGVSFAFQGCEHINRAITIERSHFNPLTMEEVSVVPDVHAGGSLATYAYQHMKDPIVVEYITVPCGIDIGQTLIGMHIKHVCVPVRTSVKQVGQALVTIATSRPKKIGGERAKYQ; via the coding sequence ATGAAAGATTTGACAATGTTACTAGACGAATTAAAAGAAATGTCTTTTTTCAAAAAGGGAGACATTTGTTTAATTGGATGTTCAACTTCTGAAGTTATTGGTGAAAGAATAGGAACAGTTGGTTCAATGGACGTAGCAGAATCTATTTTTAACGCATTGGATGTTGTGAGTAAAGAGACAGGCGTTTCTTTCGCGTTTCAAGGATGTGAACATATAAATAGAGCTATAACAATAGAAAGATCTCATTTTAATCCATTAACAATGGAAGAAGTTTCCGTTGTTCCAGATGTACATGCTGGTGGTAGTTTAGCGACATACGCATATCAGCATATGAAGGATCCAATCGTGGTCGAGTATATTACTGTGCCATGTGGTATTGATATTGGTCAAACATTGATAGGCATGCATATCAAACATGTTTGCGTACCAGTTAGAACATCAGTGAAACAAGTGGGGCAAGCATTAGTGACTATTGCAACATCAAGGCCGAAAAAGATTGGTGGCGAACGTGCTAAATACCAATAA
- a CDS encoding F0F1 ATP synthase subunit delta has product MVKVANKYAKALFDVSLDTNNLETINEELTVINEAVKDKIEQLKMVDSNPTQTAEQRRELISGVFTETNPYIKNMMYVLADNRHISLIGDVFKAFQSLYNRYYNQDFATIESTYELSQEELDKIVKLVTQQTKLSKVIVDTKINPDLIGGFRVKVGTTVLDGSVRNDLVQLQRKFRRAN; this is encoded by the coding sequence ATGGTAAAAGTAGCTAATAAGTATGCTAAAGCATTATTTGACGTGTCATTAGATACAAATAATTTGGAGACTATTAATGAAGAATTAACAGTCATTAACGAAGCAGTAAAAGATAAAATTGAGCAATTAAAAATGGTTGATAGTAATCCTACTCAAACTGCGGAACAACGTCGTGAGTTAATAAGTGGTGTGTTTACAGAAACTAACCCATATATTAAGAACATGATGTATGTGTTAGCTGATAATAGACATATCTCATTAATTGGTGATGTTTTTAAAGCTTTCCAAAGTTTATATAATAGATACTATAATCAAGATTTTGCGACAATTGAGTCAACATATGAATTGAGTCAAGAAGAGTTAGATAAGATTGTCAAACTGGTAACTCAACAAACAAAGTTATCTAAAGTAATTGTAGATACTAAAATTAATCCAGATTTAATTGGTGGATTTAGAGTTAAAGTCGGCACAACTGTACTAGATGGTAGTGTTAGAAATGATCTTGTCCAATTACAAAGAAAATTTAGAAGAGCTAATTAA
- the wecB gene encoding UDP-N-acetylglucosamine 2-epimerase (non-hydrolyzing), with translation MKKIMTVFGTRPEAIKMAPLVKALEKDDMLEPIVVVTAQHREMLDSVLKTFEIKPKYDLNIMKSGQTLSEITSKSITQLEQVIHLEKPDMVLVHGDTMTTFAGGLAAFYNQVPVGHVEAGLRSYDKYSPFPEEINRQLVGVIADLHFAPTKNAARHLLNEGKKSESVVVTGNTAIDAMKYTVDEDYKSNIIDQYRDKKFILMTAHRRENIGIPMENIFKAVKRLVDENTDLALVYPMHKNPQVRKVAQKILGNHERIELIEPLDVLDFHNFAKQAYFILTDSGGIQEEAPSFNKPVLVLRNVTERPEGVEAGTLKVVGTNEEDVYQATKQLINDNRMYHQMSEAHNPYGDGFASERIVNHIKYYLNLITEKPSDFN, from the coding sequence ATGAAAAAGATTATGACCGTATTTGGAACAAGACCCGAAGCCATAAAGATGGCTCCTTTAGTTAAAGCTTTGGAAAAAGATGACATGCTAGAGCCAATAGTTGTAGTTACAGCACAGCATAGAGAAATGCTTGATTCAGTATTAAAAACTTTTGAAATCAAACCAAAATACGATTTGAATATTATGAAATCAGGACAGACACTTTCTGAAATTACTTCAAAATCGATTACTCAATTAGAACAAGTCATCCACTTAGAAAAGCCAGATATGGTACTTGTTCATGGTGATACGATGACTACATTTGCAGGTGGATTGGCAGCATTTTATAATCAAGTGCCAGTTGGACATGTAGAAGCAGGTTTAAGAAGCTATGACAAATATTCACCTTTTCCAGAGGAAATAAATAGACAACTAGTCGGAGTTATAGCTGATTTGCATTTTGCACCAACTAAAAATGCAGCAAGACACTTATTAAATGAAGGCAAAAAGTCAGAAAGTGTTGTTGTCACTGGTAATACAGCAATTGACGCTATGAAATACACAGTTGATGAAGATTATAAATCAAATATTATCGATCAATACCGCGATAAAAAATTTATTCTTATGACAGCACATCGTCGTGAAAATATTGGGATACCAATGGAAAACATTTTTAAAGCGGTTAAACGTTTAGTAGATGAAAATACAGATTTAGCATTAGTGTATCCAATGCATAAAAATCCGCAAGTTCGTAAAGTGGCGCAAAAGATTTTAGGAAACCATGAAAGAATTGAATTAATTGAGCCATTAGATGTATTAGACTTTCACAATTTTGCTAAACAAGCATATTTTATTTTAACAGACTCGGGTGGTATACAAGAAGAGGCGCCATCATTCAACAAGCCTGTCCTAGTATTACGTAACGTTACAGAGCGTCCTGAAGGTGTTGAAGCTGGTACATTAAAAGTAGTTGGTACGAATGAAGAAGATGTATATCAAGCTACAAAACAATTGATTAATGATAATAGAATGTATCATCAAATGTCAGAAGCACATAATCCATATGGTGATGGATTTGCTTCAGAAAGAATAGTAAATCATATTAAGTATTATTTGAATTTAATCACTGAAAAACCAAGCGATTTCAATTAA